The Stappia sp. genome window below encodes:
- a CDS encoding aspartate/glutamate racemase family protein gives MRIWYQSLGRLDAWGGYPAHLEAMLARAKAPATEIVLKGTQRGIAEYHATLAHESKGDVLANLRRAVAEKANAFVIGNFFDIGLEEAREIAPFPVLGLGETSIALSHMMGQSYGLICPNAKYAARLDRALRAARLDARLAGIAVLDTPRLTALGAAFDDARARAELLDAIEHAVARDLGAAEVVIPAGGVVMALMDKAGLTRFDSGAVVLNGIAGLILMAQTAVQLAGLHGGTLTSRHLSHARPDEGERARIAELYGPDVFPHWDD, from the coding sequence ATGCGGATCTGGTACCAGAGCCTTGGCCGGCTCGACGCCTGGGGCGGCTATCCGGCGCATCTGGAGGCGATGCTCGCGCGCGCGAAAGCGCCGGCGACGGAGATCGTTCTCAAGGGCACGCAGCGCGGCATCGCGGAGTATCACGCGACACTGGCGCATGAGTCCAAGGGCGATGTGCTGGCCAACCTGCGCCGCGCGGTGGCGGAAAAGGCCAACGCCTTCGTGATCGGCAATTTCTTCGATATCGGCCTGGAGGAAGCCCGCGAGATCGCGCCCTTTCCCGTGCTTGGGCTCGGCGAGACGAGCATTGCGCTCAGCCACATGATGGGCCAGTCCTACGGCCTCATCTGTCCCAACGCCAAATATGCCGCCCGGCTGGACCGCGCCCTGCGCGCCGCGCGGCTCGACGCCCGGCTGGCCGGCATCGCCGTCCTCGACACGCCCCGGCTGACCGCGCTGGGCGCGGCCTTCGACGACGCGCGGGCCCGCGCCGAACTCCTGGACGCCATCGAGCACGCCGTTGCCCGCGATCTCGGCGCGGCCGAGGTGGTGATCCCGGCCGGCGGGGTCGTGATGGCGCTGATGGACAAGGCCGGCCTGACCCGCTTCGACAGCGGCGCGGTGGTGCTCAACGGCATCGCCGGGCTGATCCTGATGGCGCAGACCGCCGTCCAGCTTGCGGGACTGCACGGCGGCACGCTCACCAGCCGGCATCTGTCGCACGCCCGCCCGGACGAAGGAGAGCGCGCCCGCATCGCCGAACTCTACGGCCCCGACGTCTTTCCACACTGGGACGACTGA
- a CDS encoding NAD(P)-binding protein, whose amino-acid sequence MSATASPGAGSAYPGLQSPFRLAGRTLRNRLVHASMTTRMQKGGRITDALIRYTANRAQGGAAMIVSEPLAMLSSQADQPKVQVRDPANADAFRRWVEAVAAHDGLLLAQLQHPGRGRHVRGRTRAAIGPSVLPDDLSWTVPHALTEAEIGAMIAEFAESAARLQSFGMAGVEISAGHGHLFHQFLSPHANRRTDGFGGSLEGRTRLLRDLLAALRAACGPSFILGLKLPGDDGVAGSVGPDAAAAIATRLCATGNADYVSFTQGSHARSLEMHIPDRYGPPLPYRDLHRRLHKACGDVPTMILGRITDPAEAEGVLAAGEADLVGVGRALLADPAWLDKAADGRSDEIRYCLSCNTCWGYGTLFQGPLRCVNNPRVAAPDETDFKPAPAARRKRVVVVGAGIAGMEAAWLAAARGHDVTVLGSGTEVGGKARLRARLPGGETITSVYDYQHAAALRAGARIELGATAGLDDVLAHAPDAVVLATGATPIPPDWIPPAVRAEGLVPDLHAAMDEVLRLSERQPGTAVIHDMDQSDGVYAAAEHLAGIFERVVLITPRDSIASELWIVARQGILRRLAQESVEIVTLADPVWSEALEAGRLEYANVYSGKRGAVEDLAFLAYASPRAPDDALAAPLIAAGLEVHRVGDARAPADLMTATAEGHATGAAL is encoded by the coding sequence ATGAGCGCAACAGCATCGCCCGGGGCCGGGTCCGCCTATCCGGGGCTGCAAAGCCCGTTTCGCCTGGCCGGGCGAACCCTGCGCAACCGGCTCGTCCACGCGTCCATGACGACGCGGATGCAGAAAGGCGGGCGGATCACCGACGCGCTGATCCGCTACACGGCGAACCGCGCCCAAGGCGGGGCCGCGATGATCGTCTCCGAGCCGCTCGCCATGCTGTCCTCGCAGGCGGATCAGCCCAAGGTTCAGGTCCGCGATCCGGCCAATGCCGACGCCTTCCGCCGGTGGGTCGAGGCGGTTGCCGCGCATGACGGCCTGCTGCTGGCCCAGCTTCAGCACCCTGGGCGCGGACGCCATGTGCGCGGACGCACGCGCGCGGCCATCGGCCCCTCGGTCCTGCCCGACGATCTGAGCTGGACGGTCCCGCACGCCCTGACGGAAGCGGAAATCGGCGCGATGATCGCGGAGTTCGCCGAAAGCGCGGCGCGGCTGCAATCCTTCGGCATGGCCGGCGTGGAAATCTCCGCCGGCCACGGGCATCTGTTCCATCAGTTCCTGTCGCCCCATGCCAACCGGCGCACGGACGGTTTCGGGGGCAGCCTGGAGGGGCGCACGCGTCTTCTGCGCGATCTGCTGGCGGCGCTGCGCGCGGCCTGCGGGCCCAGTTTCATCCTCGGATTGAAGCTGCCGGGCGACGACGGCGTGGCGGGCAGCGTCGGCCCTGACGCGGCGGCGGCGATCGCGACCCGGCTCTGCGCGACCGGGAACGCCGATTACGTGTCCTTCACGCAAGGGTCGCATGCCCGCTCCCTCGAGATGCACATTCCCGACCGCTACGGCCCGCCGCTGCCCTATCGCGACCTCCACCGCAGGCTGCATAAGGCCTGTGGCGACGTGCCGACCATGATCCTCGGCCGCATCACCGATCCGGCGGAGGCCGAGGGCGTGCTCGCCGCCGGCGAGGCGGATCTGGTGGGCGTCGGCCGGGCGCTGCTCGCCGATCCCGCATGGCTCGACAAGGCGGCGGACGGGCGCAGCGACGAGATCCGCTACTGCCTGTCCTGCAACACCTGCTGGGGCTACGGCACGCTCTTTCAGGGGCCGCTGCGCTGCGTGAACAATCCGCGCGTCGCCGCGCCCGACGAGACCGATTTCAAACCCGCCCCCGCCGCGCGGCGCAAACGCGTGGTCGTGGTCGGCGCCGGGATCGCAGGCATGGAAGCCGCCTGGCTGGCGGCCGCGCGCGGGCACGACGTCACCGTGCTCGGCAGCGGGACGGAGGTCGGCGGCAAGGCCCGCCTGCGCGCCCGCCTGCCCGGCGGCGAGACGATCACCAGCGTCTACGACTATCAGCATGCGGCGGCCCTGCGCGCGGGCGCAAGGATCGAGCTTGGCGCGACCGCCGGCCTCGACGACGTGCTGGCGCATGCCCCCGACGCGGTGGTGCTGGCCACCGGCGCCACGCCCATTCCCCCGGACTGGATCCCGCCGGCGGTCCGCGCCGAGGGTCTGGTGCCCGACCTGCACGCCGCGATGGACGAGGTGCTGCGTCTGTCCGAACGCCAGCCGGGCACCGCCGTGATCCACGACATGGACCAGTCCGACGGCGTTTATGCGGCGGCCGAACATCTGGCCGGGATCTTCGAGCGGGTCGTGCTGATCACGCCGCGCGATTCCATTGCCTCGGAGCTGTGGATCGTCGCCCGCCAGGGCATCCTGCGCCGCCTCGCGCAGGAATCGGTCGAGATCGTCACGCTCGCCGATCCTGTGTGGAGCGAGGCGCTCGAGGCGGGGCGGCTCGAGTATGCGAATGTCTACTCCGGCAAGCGCGGCGCGGTCGAGGATCTGGCCTTTCTCGCCTATGCGAGCCCGCGAGCCCCCGACGACGCGCTGGCAGCGCCCCTGATCGCCGCCGGCCTGGAGGTGCACCGGGTGGGCGATGCCCGCGCGCCCGCGGACCTGATGACCGCCACGGCCGAAGGACACGCGACCGGCGCGGCGCTTTAG
- a CDS encoding DegT/DnrJ/EryC1/StrS family aminotransferase, with translation MSSDVIPVAGPSITDLEVAYAADAARNAWFENHAMYNTRFETLFAETVGVKHAVSLPHCTAAIHLALAARGIGPGDEVIVPDVTWIASVAPVDYVGATPVFVDILEDTWCLDPAQVEAAITEKTKAIIGVDLYGSVVDWPALRALADRHGLFLLEDSAEALGSRLNGRPAGSHGDVGVFSFHGSKTVVTGEGGMLVTSDADILARVLKLRDHGRPPGDRFFLNDEVGFKYKMSALQAAVGLAQMERFDTLIAEKRRIFRQYADRLSDVAGLRLNAEPAGVTNSYWMVTIVPDAAFGLDKFAIMAALKEKGIDSRPFFSRLSTLPPYAKRRDSLRHLPAETVGDAMAARGVNLPSGYHMSEDRIDRVCAEVRRIFA, from the coding sequence GTGTCGTCCGACGTCATTCCCGTTGCCGGTCCGTCCATCACGGATCTCGAGGTCGCCTATGCCGCCGACGCGGCGCGCAATGCGTGGTTCGAGAACCACGCGATGTACAACACGCGCTTCGAAACGCTCTTCGCCGAAACGGTCGGCGTGAAGCATGCGGTCTCGCTGCCGCATTGCACGGCCGCCATCCATCTGGCGCTCGCCGCCCGTGGCATCGGGCCCGGCGACGAGGTGATCGTGCCCGACGTCACCTGGATCGCCTCGGTCGCGCCCGTCGATTATGTCGGCGCCACGCCGGTCTTCGTGGATATTCTGGAGGACACCTGGTGCCTCGATCCGGCGCAGGTCGAGGCGGCGATCACGGAGAAGACGAAGGCGATCATCGGGGTCGATCTCTACGGCTCCGTGGTCGACTGGCCCGCCTTGCGCGCGCTGGCCGACCGGCACGGCCTGTTCCTGCTGGAGGATTCGGCCGAGGCGCTCGGCTCCCGACTGAACGGCCGCCCCGCCGGCAGCCATGGCGATGTCGGCGTCTTCTCGTTTCACGGATCCAAGACGGTCGTCACCGGCGAAGGCGGCATGCTCGTCACCAGCGACGCGGACATTCTGGCGCGCGTCCTGAAGCTGCGCGACCACGGCCGGCCGCCGGGGGACCGCTTCTTTCTCAACGACGAGGTCGGCTTCAAATACAAGATGAGCGCCCTGCAGGCCGCCGTGGGGCTTGCTCAGATGGAGCGCTTCGACACGCTGATCGCCGAGAAGCGGCGGATCTTCCGCCAGTACGCGGACCGGCTTTCCGACGTCGCCGGACTGCGGCTCAACGCCGAGCCGGCGGGCGTGACGAATTCCTACTGGATGGTCACCATCGTGCCGGACGCCGCCTTCGGCCTGGACAAATTCGCGATCATGGCGGCGCTGAAGGAGAAGGGCATCGATTCGCGCCCCTTCTTCTCGCGGCTGTCCACCCTGCCGCCCTACGCGAAGCGACGCGACAGCCTGCGCCACCTGCCGGCCGAGACCGTCGGCGACGCGATGGCGGCGCGCGGCGTCAACCTGCCCTCGGGCTATCACATGAGCGAGGACAGGATCGACCGGGTGTGCGCGGAGGTTCGCCGGATCTTCGCCTGA
- a CDS encoding tripartite tricarboxylate transporter substrate binding protein — protein sequence MRNLIKSVAIAAALFSLAPASVGAFPQDDKPITVIVPFSPGGTTDVSARLLAEFLEPELGVPFEVVNRPGATTQIGSTALARAEPDGHTLSLASLPSLVMTYVDEARQAPYDRSSFTPIAHYISGANLLAVQADSPFQTVNDLVDAARENPRTIRMGTVGLMSNGHLPGIALEDATGVQFAFVHFDGAAPLVTALLAGDVDVAINGTQTTIPHIEAGKMRAIGFFGEKRTAFLPDLPTLNDQGIDVAAPSSFAVIGPAGMEADAVATLSGAIETVIAKPEFQARLTALALESNYMAADTLDDYWAAFEARQARLIELARSAQQ from the coding sequence ATGCGCAACCTGATCAAGAGCGTCGCCATCGCGGCCGCACTGTTTTCGCTCGCGCCGGCGTCGGTGGGCGCTTTTCCGCAGGACGACAAGCCGATCACTGTGATCGTGCCGTTCTCGCCCGGCGGCACCACGGATGTCAGCGCCCGCCTGCTGGCGGAGTTTCTGGAACCCGAACTCGGCGTGCCCTTCGAGGTTGTCAATCGCCCCGGCGCCACCACGCAGATCGGCAGCACGGCGCTTGCCCGGGCGGAGCCGGACGGCCACACGCTGTCGCTCGCCTCGCTGCCCTCGCTGGTCATGACCTATGTCGACGAGGCCCGTCAGGCGCCCTACGACCGGTCGAGCTTCACCCCGATCGCCCATTACATTTCCGGCGCGAACCTTCTCGCGGTTCAGGCCGACAGTCCCTTCCAGACCGTCAACGACCTGGTGGATGCGGCGCGGGAAAACCCGCGCACGATCCGCATGGGCACCGTCGGCCTGATGAGCAACGGGCACCTGCCCGGCATCGCGCTGGAAGACGCCACGGGCGTTCAGTTCGCCTTCGTGCATTTCGACGGCGCCGCGCCCCTCGTCACGGCGCTTCTCGCGGGCGATGTCGATGTCGCGATCAACGGCACGCAGACGACGATCCCGCACATCGAGGCCGGCAAGATGCGCGCCATCGGCTTCTTCGGCGAGAAACGCACGGCCTTCCTGCCCGATCTGCCGACGCTGAACGATCAGGGCATCGACGTCGCCGCGCCGTCGTCCTTCGCGGTGATCGGCCCCGCCGGCATGGAGGCCGATGCGGTCGCGACCCTGTCGGGCGCCATCGAGACCGTCATCGCCAAGCCGGAGTTTCAGGCGCGCTTGACCGCGCTCGCGCTGGAATCGAACTACATGGCCGCCGACACGCTCGACGACTATTGGGCCGCCTTCGAGGCGCGCCAGGCGCGGCTGATCGAGCTGGCCCGCAGCGCCCAGCAGTAA
- a CDS encoding CmcI family methyltransferase, whose translation MKRRQSLALGQDAEVFGRSLDMMVDLDRYDYSYLWSWLGVPIIQFPADVMATQEVVWKTRPDVIIETGVARGGSVIFMASLLEIIGKGKVIGVDIDIRAHNRDTIETHPMSRRIDLIEGSSVSDETLAEVRARIPEGASVMVVLDSDHSRDHVLAELRAYAPLVTKGCYMVVADTAVGHLDADKAPKKRSKIWYKGDEPLAALNLFLQETDAFEVDAEINGKLVLSSSPGGYIVRT comes from the coding sequence ATGAAGCGGCGCCAGAGCCTGGCGCTCGGGCAGGACGCGGAGGTGTTCGGGCGCAGCCTCGACATGATGGTCGACCTCGACCGCTACGACTATTCCTATCTGTGGAGCTGGCTGGGCGTGCCGATCATCCAGTTCCCGGCGGATGTGATGGCCACGCAGGAAGTCGTCTGGAAGACCCGGCCCGACGTGATCATCGAGACGGGCGTGGCGCGGGGCGGATCGGTCATCTTCATGGCCTCGCTGCTGGAGATCATCGGCAAGGGCAAGGTGATCGGCGTCGACATCGACATCCGCGCCCACAATCGCGACACCATCGAGACCCACCCGATGTCGCGCCGGATCGACCTGATCGAGGGCTCCTCGGTCTCCGACGAGACGCTGGCGGAGGTGCGGGCACGCATTCCCGAGGGCGCGTCGGTCATGGTGGTGCTGGATTCCGACCATTCGCGCGACCATGTGCTTGCGGAGTTGCGCGCCTATGCGCCGCTGGTGACCAAGGGCTGCTACATGGTGGTCGCCGATACCGCCGTCGGCCATCTGGACGCCGACAAGGCGCCGAAGAAGCGCTCCAAGATCTGGTACAAGGGCGACGAGCCGCTTGCCGCGCTCAATCTCTTCCTGCAGGAAACCGACGCCTTCGAGGTCGACGCCGAGATCAACGGCAAGCTCGTGCTGTCGTCGTCGCCGGGCGGATACATCGTCAGGACCTGA
- a CDS encoding amidohydrolase family protein → MILDLLLRDARLVLPDVGVMPGAVGIRDGRIAAILAPDATLPAERTIDCDGLLLMPGLVDPHVHFGYGSPETDYETEARSAALGGVTSVLSFHRTADPRETLPGERDLAVRQSCIDIGFHIGLTHRLHVETLAEVAGRFGINSAKLYLQYKGQAGLSKGFTEIDDGLLYQAMLETRGVPGGVLGVHCENVEVIPALRDPLRRAGRADLAAWDEQSPDFLEAENVHRVGYFAQKTGCPVNIVHLSSREALEEARRHRRRSRVPLTVETCPHYLALTRDAAAGPLAKVNPPVRSQGDIDALWEGVLDGTVTTIGTDHVPRKRETKREIWSATMGLPGVATLLPVLLHEGYHARGVPLERIAALTSANAARLYGLASKGQIAIGRDADLVLVDPDLERTVDPAALESFADYSPFEGMTLKGWPVMTLLRGRVIARDGAIPPDVREKPSGRYLARGA, encoded by the coding sequence ATGATCCTCGACCTGCTTCTGCGCGATGCCCGCCTGGTTCTCCCCGATGTCGGCGTGATGCCGGGGGCGGTCGGGATCAGGGACGGGCGCATCGCGGCCATTCTCGCCCCCGACGCGACGCTGCCGGCCGAGCGGACCATCGACTGCGACGGCCTGCTGCTGATGCCGGGGCTGGTCGATCCGCACGTGCATTTCGGCTACGGATCGCCAGAGACGGATTACGAGACGGAGGCGCGCTCCGCCGCCCTTGGCGGCGTGACCAGCGTGCTCTCCTTTCACCGCACGGCCGACCCGCGCGAGACCCTGCCGGGCGAACGCGATCTCGCGGTCCGGCAAAGCTGCATCGACATCGGCTTCCACATCGGCCTCACCCATCGCCTGCATGTGGAAACGCTTGCCGAGGTCGCCGGGCGCTTCGGCATCAACTCCGCCAAGCTCTACCTCCAGTACAAGGGCCAGGCCGGTCTTTCGAAGGGCTTCACCGAGATCGACGACGGGCTGCTCTATCAGGCGATGCTGGAAACCCGGGGAGTGCCGGGCGGCGTGCTCGGCGTGCATTGCGAGAACGTCGAGGTGATCCCGGCCCTGCGCGATCCGCTGAGGCGCGCCGGCCGCGCCGATCTCGCGGCCTGGGACGAGCAGAGCCCGGATTTCCTGGAGGCGGAGAACGTCCACCGCGTGGGCTATTTCGCGCAGAAAACCGGCTGCCCGGTCAATATCGTCCACCTGTCGAGCCGCGAGGCGCTGGAGGAAGCCCGCCGGCATCGCCGCCGCTCCCGCGTGCCCCTGACGGTCGAAACCTGCCCGCATTACCTGGCGCTGACCCGCGACGCGGCGGCCGGGCCGCTTGCCAAGGTCAACCCGCCGGTCCGCTCCCAGGGCGATATCGACGCGCTGTGGGAGGGCGTTCTCGACGGCACGGTGACGACCATCGGCACCGACCACGTGCCGCGCAAGCGCGAGACCAAGCGCGAGATCTGGTCGGCGACCATGGGCCTGCCCGGCGTTGCCACCCTGCTGCCGGTGCTGCTGCACGAGGGGTACCACGCGCGTGGCGTGCCGCTTGAACGCATCGCGGCGCTGACATCGGCCAATGCGGCAAGGCTCTACGGTCTTGCGTCGAAGGGCCAGATCGCCATCGGCCGCGACGCGGATCTCGTGCTGGTCGACCCAGATCTGGAGCGCACCGTCGACCCGGCGGCGCTGGAAAGCTTCGCCGACTATTCGCCCTTCGAGGGCATGACCCTGAAGGGCTGGCCGGTGATGACGCTCTTGCGCGGCCGCGTGATCGCACGCGATGGCGCGATCCCGCCGGACGTGCGCGAAAAACCCTCCGGCCGCTATCTGGCGCGCGGCGCATGA
- a CDS encoding tripartite tricarboxylate transporter TctB family protein: protein MRRVHGAYTIAALALLLVAGVIAQQAASMQFYSFLGPGAGFFPAILAGILALLSLGLLFQAVARPDTLPDVAFAREPWAYARIATVLVALLAIAVFIEDIGFRPAMVLFFLVMFAVLGRHRLLLSAGLALVLAFAYHAFFKGLLNVPLPGGVLGL from the coding sequence ATGCGCAGAGTGCATGGCGCCTATACGATCGCGGCCCTGGCGCTCCTGCTGGTGGCCGGCGTGATCGCCCAGCAGGCCGCGAGCATGCAGTTCTACTCGTTCCTCGGTCCCGGCGCGGGGTTCTTCCCCGCCATTCTGGCGGGCATTCTGGCGCTCCTGTCGCTGGGGCTGCTCTTTCAGGCGGTCGCGCGGCCCGACACCTTGCCGGACGTCGCCTTCGCGCGGGAGCCTTGGGCCTATGCGCGGATCGCCACCGTGCTGGTGGCCCTGCTGGCCATTGCCGTCTTCATCGAGGACATCGGCTTTCGCCCCGCGATGGTGTTGTTCTTCCTGGTGATGTTCGCCGTCCTGGGCCGGCACCGGCTGCTGTTGAGCGCCGGCCTCGCGCTCGTCCTCGCCTTCGCCTATCACGCCTTCTTCAAGGGCCTGCTGAACGTTCCCCTGCCGGGCGGCGTGCTCGGCCTGTAA
- a CDS encoding tautomerase family protein, translated as MPIVTVAIPEGVYSREQKDTLIGELTEAIVRVGGERQRAITRVMIQDYPEGNWGSAGKTFVRKPPVDDG; from the coding sequence ATGCCCATCGTGACCGTTGCAATTCCGGAAGGGGTCTATTCGCGCGAGCAGAAGGACACGCTGATCGGAGAGCTGACCGAGGCGATCGTGCGGGTGGGGGGCGAGCGCCAGCGCGCCATCACCCGCGTGATGATCCAGGACTATCCGGAAGGAAACTGGGGCTCGGCCGGCAAGACCTTCGTGCGCAAGCCGCCGGTGGACGACGGCTGA
- a CDS encoding tripartite tricarboxylate transporter permease, with protein MTENFGLLLDGFGNALRLENLLFAFAGCFLGTLVGMLPGLGPSAAIAILLPITAAMDPTAAIVMLAAIYYGCQYGDTITAVLFNTPGTGGAAMTAVEGHMMARQGRAGTALAIAAVASFVGGTVTVGVLAMIALPLTSLALSFGPPEFFALIVLSLVLVVTLGSSSVLRGLITTVFGLLLAMVGTDPVMGLPRLTFGQMHLLDGIAFIPAIIGLFGVGEILKNLEDPSTSFGKTAVSKLRVTREDARRSAPAMARGTIMGFLIGIIPGMGTIPAAFMSYVTEKRLSRTPEKFGTGMIEGVAGPESANNAAANGALLPLLTLGIPGSGVVAILIGALLMNGIVPGPMMFQEQSDLVWTLIASMYVGNVILLVLNLPFIPMWVSILRIPYSFLFPVILGFTVVGAYSLANSQFDLGLLAVFGLIGYVMRKLDFPLVPIIMTLILGPMMEGGLRRSLEMSQGDFAIFLDRPIAAGFLALALVFLLMPLLSGLRRRLRRSATAAPAGEPD; from the coding sequence ATGACGGAAAACTTCGGGCTGCTCCTCGACGGGTTCGGCAACGCCCTGCGGCTGGAAAACCTGCTCTTCGCCTTTGCCGGGTGTTTTCTCGGCACCCTCGTCGGCATGCTGCCCGGGCTCGGTCCCTCGGCCGCCATCGCGATCCTGCTGCCGATCACCGCGGCGATGGACCCCACCGCCGCCATCGTGATGCTCGCGGCGATCTACTACGGCTGCCAGTACGGCGACACGATCACCGCCGTGCTGTTCAACACGCCGGGCACCGGCGGCGCCGCGATGACCGCCGTCGAGGGGCACATGATGGCGAGGCAGGGGCGCGCCGGCACGGCGCTGGCGATCGCCGCCGTCGCCTCCTTCGTGGGCGGCACGGTCACCGTCGGCGTGCTCGCCATGATCGCCCTGCCGCTGACCTCGCTCGCCCTCAGCTTCGGCCCGCCGGAGTTCTTCGCGCTGATCGTGCTCAGCCTCGTGCTCGTCGTCACCCTCGGCAGCTCTTCGGTGCTGCGCGGGCTGATCACCACGGTCTTCGGGCTGCTGCTGGCGATGGTGGGCACCGATCCGGTGATGGGTCTGCCGCGGTTGACCTTCGGGCAGATGCATCTGCTCGACGGCATCGCCTTCATTCCCGCGATCATCGGCCTGTTCGGCGTCGGCGAAATCCTCAAGAACCTGGAAGACCCCTCGACCAGCTTCGGCAAGACGGCGGTCAGCAAGCTGCGGGTCACGCGGGAGGACGCCCGCCGCTCCGCGCCGGCAATGGCGCGTGGCACGATCATGGGTTTCCTGATCGGCATCATTCCGGGGATGGGAACGATCCCGGCCGCCTTCATGTCCTATGTCACCGAAAAGCGCCTGTCGCGCACGCCGGAGAAATTCGGCACCGGCATGATCGAGGGCGTCGCAGGGCCGGAAAGCGCCAACAACGCCGCCGCCAACGGCGCATTGCTGCCGCTTCTGACCCTCGGCATCCCGGGCTCCGGCGTCGTCGCGATCCTGATAGGCGCGCTCCTGATGAACGGTATCGTGCCAGGCCCCATGATGTTCCAGGAGCAAAGCGATCTCGTGTGGACGCTGATCGCCTCCATGTATGTCGGCAACGTCATCCTGCTGGTGCTCAATCTGCCCTTCATCCCGATGTGGGTGTCGATCCTGCGCATCCCCTACAGCTTCCTCTTTCCGGTCATTCTGGGGTTCACGGTCGTCGGCGCCTACAGCCTCGCCAACAGCCAGTTCGACCTCGGCCTTCTGGCGGTGTTCGGCCTGATCGGCTACGTCATGCGCAAGCTCGACTTCCCGCTGGTGCCGATCATCATGACGCTGATCCTCGGTCCGATGATGGAGGGCGGGCTGCGCCGGTCGCTGGAGATGTCGCAGGGCGACTTCGCGATCTTTCTCGACCGGCCCATCGCCGCCGGGTTTCTGGCGCTCGCCCTCGTCTTTCTGCTGATGCCGCTCCTCTCCGGGCTGCGGCGGCGCCTGCGCCGGTCCGCGACGGCGGCGCCGGCCGGCGAACCGGACTGA
- a CDS encoding GTP-binding protein, with amino-acid sequence MSAPIPLFLLTGFLGSGKSTLLSRLIRHPGFADTAVIVNEFGEVGLDHALVSEGDEGNTVLLDSGCICCTLTTSLEDTLEELYYKAERGEIPRFSRIVVETTGLADPAPIATALAGGTFVARFVRLAAILTTLDAVHGAAQLADFDEARMQVALADRVIVTKSDIASNDALRATQAAVAALNPRAGRLTAVSGAIDPAIVLTAGAAGPGLPAAMPAPACDHEHYGHAHDHASAHPHTHGYVTCAVRLSCPVTWPGYAAFVAHLRTAFGDSLLRVKGLVTFEDGRIHAVQGVRLLFDTPRPVTWPVEAEIADTLVLIARDADRTALAASVALLSGEEP; translated from the coding sequence ATGAGCGCGCCGATCCCGCTCTTCTTGCTGACCGGCTTTCTGGGCAGCGGCAAGTCGACGCTGCTGTCGCGGCTGATCCGGCACCCGGGATTTGCCGATACCGCCGTCATCGTCAACGAGTTCGGCGAGGTCGGGCTCGACCACGCGCTGGTGAGCGAAGGCGACGAGGGCAACACGGTGCTCCTGGACTCGGGCTGTATCTGCTGCACGCTGACCACCTCGCTGGAGGACACGCTCGAAGAGCTCTATTACAAGGCCGAACGCGGCGAGATCCCGCGCTTTTCCCGCATCGTCGTCGAGACGACCGGCCTCGCCGACCCCGCCCCCATCGCCACCGCGCTCGCCGGCGGCACCTTCGTGGCCCGCTTCGTGCGGCTGGCGGCGATCCTCACCACGCTCGACGCGGTGCACGGCGCCGCCCAGCTTGCCGACTTCGACGAGGCGCGGATGCAGGTGGCGCTGGCCGACCGGGTGATCGTGACCAAGAGCGACATCGCGTCGAACGACGCGCTGAGGGCGACGCAGGCGGCCGTCGCCGCCCTCAATCCGCGGGCCGGGCGGCTGACCGCCGTCTCCGGCGCAATCGACCCGGCCATCGTCCTGACGGCCGGCGCGGCCGGTCCCGGATTGCCAGCCGCGATGCCAGCGCCGGCCTGCGATCACGAGCATTACGGGCATGCGCATGACCACGCCTCCGCGCATCCCCACACCCACGGCTATGTGACCTGCGCCGTGCGGCTGTCCTGCCCCGTGACCTGGCCGGGCTATGCCGCCTTCGTCGCGCATCTGCGCACGGCCTTCGGCGACAGCCTGCTGCGGGTGAAAGGGCTCGTCACCTTCGAGGACGGGCGCATCCACGCGGTGCAGGGCGTGCGGCTTCTGTTCGACACGCCCCGCCCCGTGACGTGGCCGGTGGAGGCGGAGATCGCCGACACGCTGGTGCTGATCGCGCGCGACGCGGACCGCACGGCCCTGGCCGCCAGCGTCGCGCTGTTGTCGGGAGAGGAACCATGA